From a region of the Myxococcus fulvus genome:
- a CDS encoding 4Fe-4S dicluster domain-containing protein gives MSRKGFFTDSTVCIGCKACEVACKQWNQLPDDGFHFTGMSYDQTGDLGCSTWRHVAFVERPVPMPGHSTGVGDFSWLMVSDVCKHCQRAGCLEACPTGAIVRTEFDTVYVQPDVCNGCGYCVVGCPFGVIDRRPDDGRAWKCTLCYDRIGEGMTPACAKACPTESIVYGDLDVLHERADHRLRELHSQGIISAYLYGKDATNQPGTGGLNAFFLLVDRPEVYNLPPDPVVPTMKAGQAWGAVAVGALGMAAMAVGAVLLGRRGDS, from the coding sequence ATGAGTCGCAAGGGCTTCTTCACCGATTCGACGGTGTGCATCGGCTGCAAGGCCTGTGAGGTGGCTTGCAAGCAATGGAACCAGCTCCCCGACGACGGCTTCCACTTCACCGGGATGTCGTATGACCAGACCGGGGATTTGGGCTGCTCGACCTGGAGGCACGTGGCCTTCGTGGAGCGGCCGGTGCCGATGCCGGGCCACTCGACGGGCGTGGGGGACTTCTCGTGGTTGATGGTGTCGGACGTCTGCAAGCACTGTCAGCGCGCGGGCTGTCTGGAGGCGTGTCCCACGGGCGCCATCGTCCGCACGGAGTTCGACACCGTCTACGTCCAGCCGGATGTCTGCAATGGCTGCGGCTACTGCGTGGTGGGCTGTCCCTTCGGCGTCATCGACCGGCGACCGGATGACGGCCGGGCCTGGAAGTGCACCCTCTGCTACGACCGGATTGGCGAGGGCATGACGCCCGCCTGCGCGAAGGCGTGCCCCACCGAGTCCATCGTCTACGGGGACCTCGATGTGCTGCACGAGCGCGCGGACCATCGACTGCGTGAGCTGCATTCACAAGGCATCATCAGCGCCTATCTCTACGGGAAGGACGCGACGAACCAGCCAGGGACGGGCGGGCTCAACGCCTTCTTCCTGCTCGTGGATCGCCCGGAGGTCTACAACCTGCCGCCGGACCCCGTCGTCCCGACGATGAAGGCCGGACAGGCCTGGGGCGCGGTGGCCGTGGGAGCGCTCGGGATGGCGGCCATGGCCGTGGGCGCGGTGCTGCTCGGTCGTCGAGGGGACTCATGA
- the nrfD gene encoding NrfD/PsrC family molybdoenzyme membrane anchor subunit codes for MSARDAEDTFLDRLQRRSDGRNVNPALGTLLGEGAQQRVTDLDRANPTHGVQAQVPSHFVADTVDAPSYHGLAAIKQPVWIATVPAYLFVGGVAGAASLLGLAIDVLGEKSMERLARRCALLGTAGDMVSAGLLIADLGRPTRFLNMLRVFRPTSPMSVGSWVLALSGALNTAGLVLGKSRGVLGVTGKVAGYSAALLGMPLAGYTAVLLNNTAVPLWQSTRRTLPLFFMASASASAGSLLSLAPHSEREADVLRPYRLAGKAAEVVMAHVVELDARRAPEVARPLSEGLSGVLWKTSRACSVAGLAVDALPGRQRWKQVAADVLTTVGAVAARFAVFHGGQASARNPQATFKPQRQGHGAAEVTGHAVASDGKPWSFPLPVVR; via the coding sequence ATGAGCGCGCGTGACGCCGAAGACACCTTCCTGGACAGGCTCCAGCGGCGCTCGGACGGCCGCAATGTGAACCCGGCCCTGGGGACGCTGCTCGGCGAGGGCGCACAGCAGCGGGTGACGGACCTGGACCGCGCCAATCCGACCCATGGGGTCCAGGCTCAAGTTCCGTCCCACTTCGTCGCGGACACCGTGGATGCGCCGAGCTACCACGGGCTGGCCGCCATCAAGCAGCCGGTGTGGATCGCCACCGTGCCCGCGTATCTCTTCGTGGGAGGGGTCGCGGGCGCGGCGAGCCTGCTGGGGCTGGCCATCGATGTGCTCGGCGAGAAGTCGATGGAGCGGCTCGCGCGGCGCTGCGCTCTGCTGGGGACCGCGGGGGACATGGTCAGCGCGGGGTTGTTGATCGCCGACCTCGGACGCCCGACGCGCTTCTTGAACATGCTGCGAGTGTTCCGGCCCACGTCGCCGATGAGCGTGGGCTCGTGGGTGCTCGCGCTGTCGGGAGCGCTCAACACGGCGGGCCTGGTGCTGGGGAAGTCGCGAGGTGTGCTCGGTGTCACGGGCAAGGTCGCGGGGTATTCGGCCGCGCTGCTGGGCATGCCGCTGGCGGGCTACACGGCGGTGCTGCTCAACAACACGGCCGTGCCGCTGTGGCAGTCCACGCGTCGCACCCTGCCCTTGTTCTTCATGGCCTCGGCGAGCGCGAGCGCGGGGAGTCTGTTGTCCCTGGCCCCGCACTCGGAGCGAGAGGCGGACGTGCTGCGGCCGTATCGCCTCGCGGGCAAGGCCGCGGAGGTGGTGATGGCGCACGTGGTGGAGCTCGACGCGCGCCGGGCTCCGGAGGTCGCCCGGCCGCTCTCCGAGGGTCTGTCGGGGGTGCTCTGGAAGACCTCCCGGGCTTGCTCCGTGGCGGGGTTGGCGGTGGATGCCCTCCCGGGGAGGCAGCGCTGGAAGCAGGTGGCGGCGGACGTGCTGACGACGGTGGGCGCGGTGGCGGCGCGCTTCGCCGTGTTCCATGGCGGGCAGGCATCCGCGAGGAATCCGCAGGCGACGTTCAAGCCGCAGCGACAGGGCCATGGGGCCGCGGAGGTGACGGGGCACGCGGTGGCCTCGGATGGGAAGCCCTGGAGCTTCCCGCTGCCGGTGGTGCGGTGA
- a CDS encoding isopenicillin N synthase family dioxygenase, producing MAETSSLNIPTVDLADLASGEASRIERAAAALREAFGVFGLVYIKNHGVDTQALNRYYDAFAAFIARSAEAKKPYGRAELWYQRGWTPPNTEVAVAGNGQPDFKECYFVAPYPNDEVAAMEFPELYPENVWPPDAPEYFQEGIVTLGRSLHEAGLKLLRGSAVALGLPEDTFTSLCERAPHITRALQYLPLRPEQVNTDIVWGEEHTDFNLLTLLPGGRFLNPEGKAAPSPDDKSGLYLRTRATDEDPQGRKVRGTAPAGCIVAQVGQQLEILTGGTFLATPHVITAPGVAGWQRQSAAHFVHVHTSAVLFPLEKFRTPTAIRSYAPPVLAGTYDIKTLVDIGLAPPSALDKLGYRHYDRLNRQRAGE from the coding sequence ATGGCCGAGACCTCTTCGCTGAACATCCCCACTGTCGACCTTGCAGACCTTGCCTCCGGCGAGGCGAGCCGCATCGAGCGCGCCGCTGCGGCGCTGCGTGAGGCGTTTGGCGTCTTCGGGCTGGTGTACATCAAGAACCACGGCGTCGACACGCAGGCGCTCAACCGCTACTACGACGCCTTCGCGGCCTTCATCGCGCGCTCGGCCGAGGCGAAGAAGCCCTATGGTCGCGCGGAGCTCTGGTACCAGCGGGGCTGGACGCCGCCGAACACCGAGGTGGCCGTCGCCGGCAATGGTCAGCCGGACTTCAAGGAGTGCTACTTCGTCGCGCCCTACCCCAACGACGAGGTGGCGGCGATGGAGTTCCCGGAGCTGTATCCCGAGAACGTCTGGCCGCCCGACGCGCCGGAGTACTTCCAGGAAGGCATCGTGACGTTGGGGCGCTCGCTCCACGAGGCGGGCCTCAAGCTGCTGCGAGGCTCGGCCGTCGCGCTGGGGCTGCCCGAGGACACCTTCACCTCGCTCTGCGAGCGGGCTCCGCACATCACCCGCGCGCTCCAGTACCTGCCGCTGCGACCGGAGCAGGTGAACACGGACATCGTCTGGGGCGAGGAGCACACGGACTTCAACCTGCTCACGCTGCTGCCCGGTGGCCGGTTCCTGAACCCCGAGGGCAAGGCCGCGCCGAGCCCGGATGACAAGAGCGGGCTGTATCTGCGCACGCGCGCGACGGACGAGGATCCGCAGGGTCGCAAGGTCCGTGGCACCGCGCCGGCGGGCTGCATCGTCGCGCAGGTGGGGCAGCAGTTGGAGATCCTCACGGGCGGCACGTTCCTGGCGACGCCTCACGTGATCACGGCGCCCGGAGTCGCGGGCTGGCAGCGTCAGTCCGCCGCGCACTTCGTGCATGTGCACACCAGCGCGGTCTTGTTCCCGCTGGAGAAGTTCCGCACGCCCACGGCCATCCGCAGCTACGCGCCGCCGGTGCTCGCGGGGACGTATGACATCAAGACGCTCGTCGACATCGGCCTCGCGCCGCCGAGCGCGCTCGACAAGCTGGGCTATCGCCACTACGACCGGCTCAACCGTCAGCGCGCGGGCGAGTAG
- a CDS encoding acetyl-CoA carboxylase biotin carboxylase subunit has protein sequence MFESLLIANRGEIACRIIRTARRLGIRTVAVYSDADAGARHVRLADEAVRLGPPAARESYLVVEKLIDAAKKTGAQAIHPGYGFLSENPVLAEACAAAGIVFVGPNAESIRAMGSKSASKALMEKAKVPTTPGYHGDEQGLERLREEAKRIGFPVLIKASAGGGGKGMRRVDRAEDLEAQLASCRREALGAFGSDLVLIEKYVERPRHIEVQVFGDTHGNYVHLFERDCSVQRRHQKVLEEAPAPGMTEALRAKMGETAILAAKAVNYVGAGTVEFIADPAGNFYFMEMNTRLQVEHPVTEEITGLDLVEWQLRVASGERLPKTQAELSIRGHAMEARIYAENPDAGFIPSVGRLVHLVPPETSRHVRVDTGVEQGDEISTHYDPMIAKLIVWGEDREAALRQMREALERYQVVGVANNVEFLGRLVRTASFSQANLDTSLIEREREALQPPKGEIPDDIWRLGAVAVLSRARDEAAKEEPGSPWAQLDGFRLGAVAPFLVTLRQGDVVREIRAEQTGPGAYVMRVSAPGGQDGAARVPVRFTVGARDAVTLASPEGTVHATVVPVGARWSVFARGRRWELESFDPLDVEATAPEAEGGLRAPMPGKVIAHLAEVGAKVSKGTPLLVMEAMKMEITISAPRDGVLASFRHHPGEQVSEGTELAVIEEKVA, from the coding sequence ATGTTCGAAAGTCTGCTCATCGCGAATCGCGGCGAGATTGCCTGCCGCATCATCCGCACGGCGCGTCGGCTCGGTATCCGCACGGTGGCCGTCTATTCGGACGCCGACGCGGGCGCCCGTCACGTCCGGCTGGCGGACGAGGCCGTCCGGCTGGGGCCTCCCGCCGCGCGCGAGTCGTATCTGGTGGTGGAGAAGCTCATCGACGCGGCGAAGAAGACGGGCGCCCAGGCCATCCACCCGGGCTACGGCTTCCTCTCGGAGAACCCCGTGCTCGCCGAGGCCTGCGCGGCGGCGGGCATCGTCTTCGTGGGGCCGAACGCCGAGTCCATCCGGGCGATGGGCTCCAAGTCCGCGTCCAAGGCGCTGATGGAGAAGGCGAAGGTGCCGACGACGCCGGGCTACCACGGCGACGAGCAGGGACTGGAGCGGCTCAGGGAAGAGGCGAAGCGCATCGGCTTCCCGGTGCTCATCAAGGCGAGCGCGGGCGGTGGTGGCAAGGGCATGCGCCGGGTGGACCGCGCGGAGGACCTGGAGGCGCAGCTGGCGTCGTGTCGGCGCGAGGCGCTGGGCGCGTTCGGCTCGGACCTGGTGCTCATCGAGAAGTACGTCGAGCGGCCGCGGCACATCGAGGTGCAGGTGTTCGGTGACACGCACGGAAACTACGTGCACCTGTTCGAGCGGGACTGCTCGGTGCAGCGGCGTCACCAGAAGGTGCTCGAGGAGGCGCCGGCGCCGGGGATGACGGAGGCCCTGCGCGCGAAGATGGGCGAGACGGCCATCCTCGCCGCCAAGGCGGTGAACTACGTGGGCGCGGGCACGGTGGAGTTCATCGCGGACCCCGCGGGGAACTTCTACTTCATGGAGATGAACACGCGTCTCCAGGTGGAGCACCCCGTCACGGAGGAGATCACCGGCCTGGACCTGGTGGAGTGGCAGCTGCGGGTGGCCTCCGGGGAGCGGCTGCCGAAGACGCAGGCGGAGCTGTCCATCCGGGGCCACGCGATGGAGGCGCGCATCTACGCGGAGAACCCGGACGCGGGCTTCATCCCGTCCGTGGGTCGGCTGGTGCACCTGGTGCCGCCGGAGACGTCGCGGCACGTGCGCGTGGACACGGGTGTGGAGCAGGGGGATGAGATCTCCACGCACTACGACCCGATGATCGCGAAGTTGATCGTCTGGGGCGAGGACCGGGAGGCGGCGCTGCGGCAGATGCGCGAGGCGCTGGAGCGCTACCAGGTCGTGGGCGTGGCGAACAACGTGGAGTTCCTGGGACGACTGGTGAGGACGGCGTCGTTCTCCCAGGCGAACCTGGACACGAGTCTCATCGAGCGTGAGCGCGAGGCGCTGCAGCCGCCCAAGGGGGAGATTCCCGACGACATCTGGCGGCTGGGCGCGGTGGCGGTGCTCTCGCGGGCGCGTGACGAGGCCGCGAAGGAGGAGCCGGGCTCGCCGTGGGCGCAGCTGGATGGGTTCCGGCTGGGCGCGGTGGCGCCGTTCCTGGTGACGCTGCGCCAGGGGGACGTGGTGCGGGAGATTCGCGCCGAGCAGACCGGGCCTGGGGCGTATGTGATGCGGGTGTCCGCGCCGGGGGGGCAGGACGGCGCGGCGCGGGTGCCGGTGCGCTTCACGGTGGGCGCGCGGGACGCGGTGACGCTGGCGTCGCCCGAGGGGACGGTGCACGCGACGGTGGTCCCGGTGGGGGCGCGCTGGAGTGTGTTCGCGCGGGGGCGCCGGTGGGAGCTGGAGTCGTTCGATCCGCTCGACGTCGAGGCGACCGCTCCGGAGGCGGAGGGAGGGCTGCGCGCGCCGATGCCGGGCAAGGTGATCGCGCACCTGGCCGAGGTGGGGGCGAAGGTCTCCAAGGGCACGCCGCTGCTGGTGATGGAGGCGATGAAGATGGAGATCACCATCTCCGCCCCGCGCGACGGCGTGCTCGCGAGCTTCCGGCATCACCCCGGTGAGCAGGTGAGCGAGGGGACGGAGCTCGCGGTCATCGAGGAGAAGGTGGCCTGA
- a CDS encoding carboxyl transferase domain-containing protein, which yields MAILKSTTDTRSADFRANAEAMQKLVGDLREKVALTAKGGGESSRQRHVSRGKLLPRDRVERLLDPGSPFLEIGQLAAWNMYGGESPSAGMIAGIGRVQGQECMIVANDATVKGGTYYPMTVKKHLRAQEIAQENRLPCVYLVDSGGAYLPRQDDVFPDREHFGRIFFNQAQMSAAGIPQIAVVMGSCTAGGAYVPAMSDETIIVKNQGTIFLGGPPLVKAATGEVVTNEDLGGGDVHTRISGVADHLAENDAHALFLARRIVANLNRSRPHTVALERSEEPLYDPSELGGIIPFDARKRYDVREVIARLVDGSRLDEFKARYGTTLVTGFAHLYGIPVGIIANNGILFGESAQKGAHFIELCSQRGIPLVFLQNITGFMVGRKVENAGIAKDGAKMVTAVATARVPKVTMLIGGSFGAGNYGMCGRAYSPRFLWMWPNARISVMGGEQAASVLATVKRDGIEGQGGAWAKEAEEEFKAPIRAQYEEQGHPYYATARLWDDGVIDPSQSRRVLGLSLSTVLNAPIQETRFGVFRM from the coding sequence ATGGCCATCCTCAAATCAACCACGGATACCCGCTCCGCCGACTTCCGCGCGAACGCGGAGGCGATGCAGAAGCTGGTCGGCGACCTGCGCGAGAAGGTGGCGCTCACGGCCAAGGGCGGCGGCGAGAGCTCCCGCCAGCGCCATGTCTCCCGAGGCAAGCTGCTGCCCCGGGACCGCGTGGAGCGCCTGTTGGACCCCGGCTCTCCGTTCCTGGAGATCGGCCAGCTGGCGGCCTGGAACATGTACGGCGGTGAGTCCCCGTCCGCGGGGATGATCGCCGGCATCGGCCGCGTCCAGGGCCAGGAGTGCATGATCGTCGCGAACGACGCGACGGTGAAGGGTGGCACGTACTACCCGATGACGGTGAAGAAGCACCTGCGCGCGCAGGAGATCGCCCAGGAGAATCGCCTGCCGTGCGTGTACCTGGTGGACTCAGGCGGCGCGTACCTGCCGCGCCAGGACGACGTGTTCCCGGACCGGGAGCACTTCGGCCGCATCTTCTTCAACCAGGCGCAGATGAGCGCCGCGGGCATCCCGCAGATCGCCGTGGTGATGGGCTCGTGCACGGCGGGCGGCGCGTACGTGCCGGCGATGAGCGACGAGACCATCATCGTCAAGAACCAGGGCACCATCTTCCTGGGCGGCCCGCCGCTGGTGAAGGCGGCCACCGGCGAGGTCGTCACCAACGAGGACCTGGGCGGCGGTGACGTGCACACGCGCATCTCCGGCGTGGCGGACCACCTGGCGGAGAACGACGCGCACGCGCTGTTCCTCGCGCGGCGGATCGTGGCGAACCTGAACCGCTCGCGGCCGCACACGGTGGCGCTGGAGCGCTCCGAGGAGCCGCTCTACGACCCGAGCGAGCTGGGTGGCATCATCCCGTTCGACGCCCGCAAGCGCTACGACGTGCGCGAGGTGATTGCCCGGCTGGTGGACGGCTCGCGCCTGGACGAGTTCAAGGCGCGCTACGGCACCACGCTGGTGACGGGCTTCGCGCACCTCTACGGCATCCCAGTGGGCATCATCGCCAACAACGGCATCCTGTTCGGGGAGTCGGCGCAGAAGGGCGCGCACTTCATCGAGCTGTGCTCGCAGCGTGGCATCCCCCTGGTGTTCCTGCAGAACATCACCGGCTTCATGGTGGGCCGGAAGGTGGAGAACGCGGGCATCGCGAAGGACGGCGCGAAGATGGTGACGGCCGTGGCCACCGCGCGGGTGCCCAAGGTGACGATGCTGATTGGCGGCAGCTTCGGGGCCGGCAACTACGGCATGTGCGGCCGGGCGTATTCGCCGCGCTTCCTGTGGATGTGGCCCAACGCGCGCATCAGCGTGATGGGCGGCGAGCAGGCGGCGTCGGTGCTGGCCACCGTGAAGCGGGACGGAATCGAGGGCCAGGGCGGCGCGTGGGCGAAGGAGGCGGAGGAGGAGTTCAAGGCGCCCATCCGCGCGCAGTACGAGGAGCAGGGGCACCCGTATTACGCCACCGCGCGACTGTGGGACGACGGGGTCATCGACCCCTCGCAGAGTCGTCGCGTGCTCGGCCTTTCACTCTCGACCGTGTTGAATGCTCCGATTCAGGAGACTCGATTCGGCGTCTTCCGGATGTAG
- a CDS encoding isovaleryl-CoA dehydrogenase, with translation MAHFAELGFALGESIEMLRNTVRAFAAKEIAPRAADIDRENLFPEDLWTKLGALGVLGMTVSEEYGGAGLGYLAHIVAMEEISRASASVGLSYGAHSNLCVNQVYRNGTDAQRRKYLPGLISGEHVGALAMSEPDAGSDVVSMKLKAEKRGDKYILNGSKMWITNGANAKVLVVYAKTDEALGPKGITAFIVEGGSKGLSFGTKLDKLGMRGSNTYPVFFEDCEVPEENVLGGVGAGVKVLMSGLDYERAVLAGGPLGIMGSCIDVVLPYVHERKQFGESIGQFQLIQAKLADMYTSWSACRAYVYAVGQACDRADHARTLRKDAAGAILYSAEKATWMAGQAIQILGGNGYVNEYPTARLWRDAKLYEIGAGTSEIRRMLIGRELFAETA, from the coding sequence ATGGCTCACTTCGCAGAGCTGGGCTTCGCGCTCGGTGAATCCATCGAGATGTTGCGCAACACCGTGCGCGCCTTCGCCGCCAAGGAGATTGCTCCCCGGGCGGCGGACATCGACCGGGAGAACCTGTTCCCGGAGGACCTCTGGACGAAGCTGGGCGCCCTGGGCGTCCTCGGCATGACGGTGAGCGAGGAGTATGGCGGAGCGGGGCTCGGCTACCTGGCCCACATCGTCGCCATGGAGGAGATCTCCCGCGCCTCCGCGTCCGTGGGGCTGTCCTACGGCGCGCACTCGAACCTGTGCGTGAACCAGGTCTACCGCAACGGCACCGACGCCCAGCGGCGCAAGTACCTGCCCGGCCTCATCAGCGGCGAGCACGTGGGCGCGCTGGCCATGAGCGAGCCGGACGCGGGCTCGGACGTCGTCAGCATGAAGCTCAAGGCCGAGAAGCGCGGGGACAAGTACATCCTCAACGGCTCCAAGATGTGGATCACCAACGGCGCCAACGCGAAGGTGCTGGTGGTCTACGCGAAGACGGACGAGGCGCTGGGCCCCAAGGGCATCACCGCCTTCATCGTCGAGGGCGGCAGCAAGGGGCTGAGCTTCGGCACCAAGCTGGACAAGCTGGGCATGCGCGGCTCCAACACGTACCCGGTCTTCTTCGAGGACTGCGAGGTGCCGGAGGAGAACGTGCTCGGCGGCGTGGGCGCGGGCGTGAAGGTGCTCATGTCGGGGCTCGACTACGAGCGCGCGGTGCTCGCCGGCGGGCCCCTGGGCATCATGGGCTCCTGCATCGACGTGGTGCTGCCGTACGTCCACGAGCGCAAGCAGTTCGGGGAGAGCATCGGCCAGTTCCAGCTCATCCAGGCGAAGCTCGCGGACATGTACACGTCCTGGTCGGCGTGCCGCGCGTACGTCTACGCGGTGGGCCAGGCCTGCGACAGGGCGGACCACGCGAGGACGCTGCGCAAGGACGCCGCGGGCGCCATCCTCTACTCCGCGGAGAAGGCGACGTGGATGGCGGGACAGGCCATCCAGATTCTCGGCGGCAACGGCTACGTCAACGAATACCCCACGGCGCGCTTGTGGCGCGACGCCAAGCTCTATGAGATCGGCGCCGGGACGTCGGAAATCCGCCGCATGCTCATCGGGCGCGAGCTGTTCGCCGAGACCGCATAG
- a CDS encoding AraC family transcriptional regulator translates to MAFVRAIVLAYEKYGVDPHDALRKAEITRAQLGRVSARINAGQFETLSATAMQELDDEALGWFTRRLPWGTYGMLCRASLSSPTLGIALQRWCRHHRLLTEDVLLSLEVEGATARLVIEERHELGAMREFCLLSSLRYVHGYACWLVNSQLPLREVTFPFATPAHQSVYPLLFPGPVRFSATRASMSFDVGYLELAAKRDEQALRAMLKRALPLTVRQYRRDRRLVERVRSQLSDPRASGTTAQHVASALHVSVRSLHRQLALEGTSLQNLKDDVRRRHALELLGRSSVPIKHVALDVGYADEKIFSRAFKQWTGESPSEYRQRLQRAGE, encoded by the coding sequence ATGGCGTTCGTCCGGGCCATCGTGCTCGCGTACGAGAAGTACGGGGTGGACCCGCACGACGCACTGCGAAAGGCGGAGATCACCCGCGCGCAGCTCGGCCGGGTGTCGGCGCGCATCAACGCCGGGCAGTTCGAGACGCTGTCGGCCACGGCCATGCAGGAGCTGGATGACGAGGCGCTGGGGTGGTTCACCCGCCGGCTCCCCTGGGGGACGTACGGGATGCTCTGTCGGGCCTCGCTCAGCTCGCCGACGCTGGGCATCGCGCTGCAGCGCTGGTGTCGCCACCACCGGCTGCTCACCGAGGACGTCCTGCTCTCCCTCGAGGTGGAGGGCGCGACGGCGCGGCTCGTCATCGAGGAGCGGCACGAGCTGGGAGCGATGCGCGAGTTCTGTCTGCTCAGCAGCCTGCGCTACGTGCACGGGTACGCCTGTTGGCTGGTCAACTCCCAGCTGCCCCTGCGAGAGGTGACGTTCCCCTTCGCGACGCCGGCGCACCAGTCCGTGTACCCGCTGCTGTTCCCGGGCCCGGTGCGCTTTTCGGCCACCCGCGCCAGCATGAGCTTCGACGTGGGCTACCTGGAGCTGGCGGCCAAGCGTGACGAGCAGGCCCTGCGGGCGATGCTCAAGCGGGCGCTGCCGCTGACGGTGCGGCAGTACCGGAGGGACCGGCGACTGGTCGAGCGGGTGCGCTCGCAGCTGAGCGACCCTCGCGCCTCGGGGACCACCGCGCAGCACGTGGCGTCCGCGCTGCACGTCTCGGTGCGATCGCTGCATCGACAACTGGCGCTCGAGGGGACGTCGCTGCAGAACCTCAAGGACGACGTACGGCGGCGCCATGCGCTGGAGCTGCTCGGACGCTCCTCGGTGCCCATCAAACACGTGGCGCTGGACGTGGGATACGCGGACGAGAAGATCTTCTCGCGAGCGTTCAAGCAGTGGACCGGCGAGTCGCCGAGCGAGTACCGCCAGCGGCTCCAGCGCGCGGGCGAGTGA
- a CDS encoding LytR/AlgR family response regulator transcription factor, whose protein sequence is MGEGREAGWRVLVVDDEPLARDNVRHLLSRAPDVTVLWECESGGDAVDVILREKPDLVFLDVQMPEVDGFDVLREVGPELMPPVIFVTAFDQHAVRAFEANALDYLLKPFSAARFQEALSRARKQREQGRERALLERLSSLLAGYKPAHEPTAETGQYLERIAVKTDGKVLVVPVAELDWCEAEGNYVVLHSGAKSPMLRETLNRVEQWLDPKCFVRVHRSTLVNVSRIKELEPDVDKGWVVILRDGTRLRLSPGRKAAVEAVLRQSF, encoded by the coding sequence ATGGGTGAGGGGCGCGAGGCAGGCTGGCGGGTGCTGGTGGTGGACGACGAGCCGCTGGCCCGCGACAACGTGCGACACCTCTTGTCACGCGCCCCCGACGTCACGGTGCTCTGGGAATGCGAGAGCGGCGGCGACGCGGTGGACGTCATCCTCCGCGAGAAGCCGGACCTGGTGTTCCTCGACGTCCAGATGCCCGAGGTCGACGGCTTCGACGTCCTTCGCGAAGTCGGGCCCGAGCTGATGCCCCCCGTCATCTTCGTCACCGCCTTCGACCAGCACGCCGTGCGCGCCTTCGAGGCGAACGCCCTCGACTACCTCCTCAAGCCCTTCAGCGCGGCCCGCTTCCAGGAGGCGCTCTCGCGAGCCCGAAAGCAGCGTGAGCAGGGACGGGAGCGGGCGCTCCTGGAGCGACTGTCGTCACTGCTCGCGGGCTACAAACCGGCCCACGAGCCGACCGCGGAGACCGGCCAGTACCTGGAGCGCATCGCGGTGAAGACGGACGGCAAGGTGCTCGTCGTGCCCGTCGCCGAGCTGGACTGGTGCGAGGCGGAGGGCAACTACGTCGTGCTGCACTCCGGCGCGAAGAGCCCCATGCTGCGCGAGACGCTCAACCGGGTGGAGCAGTGGCTGGACCCGAAGTGCTTCGTGCGCGTCCACCGGTCCACGTTGGTGAACGTCAGCCGCATCAAGGAGCTGGAGCCCGACGTGGACAAGGGCTGGGTCGTCATCCTGCGCGACGGCACCCGGCTGCGCCTCAGCCCTGGACGCAAGGCCGCGGTGGAGGCCGTGCTGCGCCAGTCGTTCTGA
- a CDS encoding sensor histidine kinase, translating into MSRAWGLGMGLGLLAALPQALTAQVRDPQGFVSALVLALIPYSVWALLAPLVLMTFRRVSREAPLEARTGGWLIALGGGFVLAHAVLLALGLSVLESWSARGLAFTDGLRRLLLERGVLGSFEYLLFLAAWATLGAFRRARERELGESRLAARLAEARLDALRAQLDPHFLFNTLNAVVSLVRQTRNTEAEDALVELSSLLRASLDGRNEQGIALSEELDLVRRYLGIEQLRFGSRLRFHLEAAPETLGARVPMLILQPLVENAIKHGTSRRAARGNIWVHTLRRGDRLVLEVRDDGPGLDTGSPPGTGIGVANTRERIQQLHGEGYGVTLEDAPGGGALARVELPFQVSTVGLLPQGRAANG; encoded by the coding sequence GTGAGCCGAGCCTGGGGGTTGGGGATGGGACTCGGCCTGCTCGCGGCGTTGCCGCAGGCGCTGACCGCTCAGGTTCGTGACCCGCAGGGCTTCGTCTCGGCGCTGGTTCTGGCTCTGATTCCCTACAGCGTCTGGGCCCTGCTGGCGCCGCTCGTGCTCATGACGTTCCGCCGGGTGTCGCGGGAGGCGCCGCTCGAGGCTCGGACCGGGGGCTGGCTCATCGCGCTGGGGGGCGGCTTCGTCCTGGCCCATGCGGTGCTGCTCGCCTTGGGGCTCTCCGTGCTGGAATCCTGGTCGGCTCGCGGGCTTGCGTTCACCGACGGGCTCCGGAGGCTCCTGCTGGAGCGAGGCGTGCTCGGGTCCTTCGAGTACCTGCTGTTCCTCGCGGCCTGGGCGACGCTGGGCGCGTTCCGTCGAGCCCGTGAGCGGGAGCTGGGGGAGTCACGGCTCGCCGCACGTCTGGCGGAGGCGCGGCTGGACGCGCTCCGGGCGCAGCTCGACCCGCACTTCCTCTTCAACACGTTGAACGCCGTCGTCTCCCTCGTCCGACAGACGCGGAACACGGAGGCCGAGGACGCGCTCGTGGAGCTGAGCTCGCTGCTGCGGGCCAGCCTGGACGGACGCAACGAGCAAGGCATCGCGCTGTCCGAGGAACTGGACCTGGTTCGCCGCTATCTCGGCATCGAACAGCTCCGCTTCGGCAGTCGCCTGCGCTTCCACCTGGAAGCGGCGCCGGAGACGCTCGGTGCACGCGTGCCCATGCTCATCCTTCAACCCCTGGTCGAGAACGCCATCAAGCACGGCACCTCACGCCGCGCGGCCCGGGGGAACATCTGGGTGCACACCCTGAGACGGGGCGACCGGCTGGTGCTCGAGGTCCGCGATGATGGTCCCGGGCTCGATACGGGGAGCCCCCCCGGAACGGGAATCGGCGTGGCGAATACACGCGAGCGCATCCAGCAACTCCATGGCGAAGGCTATGGTGTGACACTCGAGGACGCACCGGGCGGTGGCGCCCTGGCCCGCGTGGAGCTTCCGTTCCAGGTGTCCACGGTCGGGCTGTTACCACAGGGGAGGGCAGCGAATGGGTGA